TTATCGTTTCGTATGAGGGAAGCGTGGCGTTCACCTTCTCGACCCCCTCTTCCACTATCTTCACGACCTCCGGGTTCTTCGTGAGCTCGGCGAAGTCCGCGCCCTCAAGCCCCAGCCCCTTCGCGAAGTCGAGGAGCTCCGCCTCGTCCAGCGTGATCAGCGCCGTCAGGTACTTCTTCCTGTCGCCGTAGACCATGGCGTTCGCCACAAGCTTGATCTGCTTCAAGTGGTTCTCCAGGTTCTGGGGGGAGATGTTCTTGCCGCCCGACGTGATGATGAGGTCCTTCTTCCTGTCGGTGATGACAAGAAAGCCGTCCTCGTCCCACCTGCCCACGTCGCCCGAATAGCACCAGCCGTCTTTTATCAGCTCTTCTGTCATCTTCGGCTGTTTGTGGTAGCCCATGAAGTTGTTCCCCTTGATCAATATCTCGCCGTCCGGAGCGAGCTTTACATCGAAGCCGGGCATCGTCTTTCCCACGGTGCCGTAGCGGCAGTGATCGAAGGTAGTCATGGTGCCGCCCACGGTCTCGGTCAGGCCGTAGAACTCCAGCACCTGTATTCCCACGCTGTGGATGAACTCCCCCACCTCGGACGACAAGGGCGCCCCCGCGGAAAGGGCGAAGGTCAGCCCGCCCCCCAGCATCGCCCTGATTTTTTTGAAGACGAGGGCGTCGGCCACCGCGAACTTCGCGCGAAGGAGCGGGAAAAGCCGCTTCTTGTTGTTGAGACGCCGGCTCCTCTTCCTCCCCACGGTAACAGCCCAGCGAAAGAGGAGTCGCTTGACGAACGATCCCTTTTCCGCCACCGAGACGATCCGGGCGTAGACCTTCTCGAAGATCCTCGGGACGCTGGTGAAGTAGGTCGGCGACGTCTCCATGAGGTTCACCGCCAGCGTGTCCAAGGACTCGGCAACCACGAAGGGGATGTTCTTTACCAGGTTGTAGTAGTAGCCGGAGACGCGGGGAAAGAAGTGGGAGACGGGCAGGATCATGATCGACATGTTGGTCTCAGGGTCTATCTTGATTATATCGTCGGTGGAGTCTATGACGTAGGTGATGTTCCCGTGGTTGAGCATACACCCCTTGGGCGGGCCTGTCGTCCCGGAGGTGTAGACGATAGTGGCCATGTCTTCCGGCCTTATGCCCGTTGCCGCCTTCACAATTTTCTCCTCCAGCTTGTCCCTCTTCGCCCTGCCCTCTTCCATGATCCCGGAGTACGTGATTACGTCTTTATCCCCATTTGGAACATCCCCCTCGATAAGGATGATTTTTTTCAGCCCCTTGAGCCTATCTCTCACCGAGAGGATCTTTTCGAGCTGGGCGGTGTCCTCCACGACGACGTAACCCGCCTCGGAGTCCGTTATTATATGGACGCACTGCTCCGGGGTGTTAGTGTGGTATATCGGGACGTTGACGCAGCCGATGAAAAGTGTGGCCAAATCAGAAACCAGCCACTCGATCCGGTTAAAGGAGAGGATGGCGAGCCGGTCGCCGCGCTTTACGCCGATCTCGACCAATCCAGCGGTGAAGGAGAGGACGAGGTCTTTAAGCTCGCCCCACGTAACGTCTACGTACTCTCCCCCCTTCACCTCCTTGTGCTTTAAGATAACTCTTTTGGGGTACTTATTCGCATGATCCAAGAATATTGCGTTCAATGTCTTCCCGCTCATATCGGACTCCTCTAAATATTAATTATCTATTACATGATTACGACAGCCCCTTCTTCTCAAGCAATGTCTCCATGAAGGCGTCCATCCTCGTCTGGAACTGGGCGACCGAGAAGTTCCTCTCGTCCATGTGGTCGGCGTCGATTATGACAGACGGGATATTAAGCTCCTCCATAAGCGCCCGCTTGATATCCATCTGCCCCAGCGTGATGGGTACGCACGACTTGTTCCTGTGCAGCACCGCCCCGTCGATGTGGAAGTCCCTGCATGCCTTTAAGACCATCTCCTTTCTCTTCCGGGTGGAGGTGCACGAGACGAGGGGATACGACATCAGCGACTTAATCGCTATCGCCTCCAGCGGGTCCTTCGGGTCGAGGCGGATGGACCATGCTGCGG
This genomic interval from Candidatus Zymogenus saltonus contains the following:
- a CDS encoding long-chain fatty acid--CoA ligase — translated: MSGKTLNAIFLDHANKYPKRVILKHKEVKGGEYVDVTWGELKDLVLSFTAGLVEIGVKRGDRLAILSFNRIEWLVSDLATLFIGCVNVPIYHTNTPEQCVHIITDSEAGYVVVEDTAQLEKILSVRDRLKGLKKIILIEGDVPNGDKDVITYSGIMEEGRAKRDKLEEKIVKAATGIRPEDMATIVYTSGTTGPPKGCMLNHGNITYVIDSTDDIIKIDPETNMSIMILPVSHFFPRVSGYYYNLVKNIPFVVAESLDTLAVNLMETSPTYFTSVPRIFEKVYARIVSVAEKGSFVKRLLFRWAVTVGRKRSRRLNNKKRLFPLLRAKFAVADALVFKKIRAMLGGGLTFALSAGAPLSSEVGEFIHSVGIQVLEFYGLTETVGGTMTTFDHCRYGTVGKTMPGFDVKLAPDGEILIKGNNFMGYHKQPKMTEELIKDGWCYSGDVGRWDEDGFLVITDRKKDLIITSGGKNISPQNLENHLKQIKLVANAMVYGDRKKYLTALITLDEAELLDFAKGLGLEGADFAELTKNPEVVKIVEEGVEKVNATLPSYETIKKFRILPRDFSQEEGEVTATLKIKRKVLKERYNDVIESMYEGEG